The following are from one region of the Siniperca chuatsi isolate FFG_IHB_CAS linkage group LG21, ASM2008510v1, whole genome shotgun sequence genome:
- the LOC122868395 gene encoding histone acetyltransferase KAT7-like isoform X11, with amino-acid sequence MGSLLNYPLRTAGSSSDGTEDSDFSADLEPTEASESVRRRSSTRLTRASLRLSQSSQDNCSSVRSSSPAAAGPDEGQDSAAESAATAAVAASVFASGRRVTRSQQGATNTTAKKYPLRQSRSSGSDTEANADLKQGVDRDETPPRTPTGNAPSSESDIEVSSPSNDHVSSSNDIVVSQEEDERLAKELSLKEAAAHDLSHRPKRRRFHESYNFNMKCPTPGCNSLGHLTGRHERHFSISGCPLYHNLSADECKGKASTRDKQAEERTLSHRQDENRHSTRNQAPTERQLRYKEKVTELRRKRNSGLNKEQKEKYMEHHQSHGASREPLLENITSDYDLELFRKAQEKLRLAGQVSEGSNMIKTIVFGRYELDTWYHSPYPEEYARLGRLYMCEFCLKYMKSQTILRRHMAKCVWKHPPGDEIYRKGNISVFEVDGKKNKIYCQNLCLLAKLFLDHKTLYYDVEPFLFYVMTEADNTGCHLVGYFSKEKNSFLNYNVSCILTMPQYMRQGYGKMLIDFSYLLSKVEEKVGSPERPLSDLGLISYRSYWKEVLLRYLNNFQGKEISIKEISQETAVNPVDIVSTLQSLQMLKYWKGKHLVLKRQDLIDDWKAKETKRGNGKTIDPTALKWTPPKGS; translated from the exons ATAACTGCAGCTCAGTACGGAGCAGTTCCCCTGCAGCCGCTGGTCCTGATGAAGGCCAGGATTCAGCAGCAGAGTCGGCAGCAACGGCAGCAGTGGCAGCATCCGTCTTCGCCTCCGGGCGCAGGGTCACACgcagccagcagggggcgacaaACACCACAGCCAAAAAATACCCACTGCGTCAGAGCAGGTCGTCTGGCTCAGACACCGAGGCTAATG CAGACCTGAAGCAGGGAGTGGACCGGGACGAGACCCCTCCTCGCACCCCGACAGGTAACGCACCGTCCTCAGAGTCAGACATCGAGGTTTCCAGCCCCAGCAATGACCACGTGTCCTCTAGCAACGATATCGTAGTTTCGCAAGAGGAGGACGAGAGATTGGCCAAAGAGCTGTCACTCAAAGAGGCCGCCGCCCACGACCTTTCCCACCGGCCCAAACGACGGCGCTTCCACGAGAGCTACAACTTCAACATGAAGTGTCCCACACCTGGGTGCAACTCATTGG gtCATCTAACAGGGAGGCATGAGAGACATTTCTCCATATCGGGATGTCCTCTCTACCACAACCTCTCTGCTGATGAATGCAag GGCAAGGCATCGACACGCGACAAACAGGCTGAGGAAAGGACGCTGTCGCACCGCCAGGATGAGAACAGACACTCCACAAGAAACCAg GCCCCCACAGAGCGTCAGCTGCGCTACAAGGAGAAGGTGACggagctgaggaggaagaggaactCAGGACTCAATAAGGAGCAGAAGGAAAAGTACATG GAGCACCATCAGAGCCACGGAGCGAGCAGGGAGCCGCTGCTGGAGAACATCACCAGCGACTACGACCTCGAGCTGTTCAGGAAAGCGCAG GAGAAGCTTCGTCTGGCCGGCCAGGTGTCGGAGGGCAGCAACATGATAAAGACCATTGTGTTTGGTCGCTACGAGCTTGATACCTGGTACCACTCTCCATACCCAGAGGAATACGCCCGCCTGGGGAGGCTCTACATGTGCGAGTTCTGCCTTAAGTATATGAAGAGCCAGACCATTCTGCGCAGGCACATG GCCAAGTGTGTGTGGAAGCACCCTCCAGGTGACGAGATCTACAGGAAGGGGAACATCTCTGTCTTTGAGGTGGACGGAAAGAAGAACAAG ATTTACTGCCAGAACTTGTGTCTGCTGGCGAAACTCTTTCTGGACCACAAGACTCTGTATTACGATGTTGAACCTTTCCTCTTCTATGTCATGACCGAAGCTGACAACACAGGGTGCCATCTAGTCGGATACTTCTCCAAG GAGAAGAACTCTTTCCTGAACTACAACGTGTCCTGCATCCTCACCATGCCGCAGTACATGAGGCAGGGCTACGGCAAGATGCTCATAGACTTCA GTTACCTGTTGTCCAAGGTGGAGGAGAAGGTGGGTTCACCTGAGCGCCCACTGTCTGACTTGGGCCTTATCAGCTACCGGAGTTACTGGAAGGAGGTGTTGCTGCGCTACCTGAACAACTTTCAGGGCAAGGAGATCTCTATCAAAG AGATCAGTCAGGAGACGGCAGTGAACCCAGTGGATATTGTCAGCACACTGCAATCCCTCCAGATGCTCAAATACTGGAAGGGAAAGCACCTGGTTTTAAAGAGACAG GACCTTATCGACGACTGGAAGGCCAAGGAGACCAAACGTGGTAATGGCAAGACCATTGACCCCACAGCCTTAAAATGGACACCGCCTAAAGGGTCGTAG
- the LOC122868395 gene encoding histone acetyltransferase KAT7-like isoform X6, whose protein sequence is MGSLLNYPLRTAGSSSDGTEDSDFSADLEPTEASESVRRRSSTRLTRASLRLSQSSQDNCSSVRSSSPAAAGPDEGQDSAAESAATAAVAASVFASGRRVTRSQQGATNTTAKKYPLRQSRSSGSDTEANADLKQGVDRDETPPRTPTGNAPSSESDIEVSSPSNDHVSSSNDIVVSQEEDERLAKELSLKEAAAHDLSHRPKRRRFHESYNFNMKCPTPGCNSLGHLTGRHERHFSISGCPLYHNLSADECKGKASTRDKQAEERTLSHRQDENRHSTRNQAPTERQLRYKEKVTELRRKRNSGLNKEQKEKYMEHHQSHGASREPLLENITSDYDLELFRKAQSANPPLQPQEESEIFLEKLRLAGQVSEGSNMIKTIVFGRYELDTWYHSPYPEEYARLGRLYMCEFCLKYMKSQTILRRHMAKCVWKHPPGDEIYRKGNISVFEVDGKKNKIYCQNLCLLAKLFLDHKTLYYDVEPFLFYVMTEADNTGCHLVGYFSKEKNSFLNYNVSCILTMPQYMRQGYGKMLIDFSYLLSKVEEKVGSPERPLSDLGLISYRSYWKEVLLRYLNNFQGKEISIKEISQETAVNPVDIVSTLQSLQMLKYWKGKHLVLKRQDLIDDWKAKETKRGNGKTIDPTALKWTPPKGS, encoded by the exons ATAACTGCAGCTCAGTACGGAGCAGTTCCCCTGCAGCCGCTGGTCCTGATGAAGGCCAGGATTCAGCAGCAGAGTCGGCAGCAACGGCAGCAGTGGCAGCATCCGTCTTCGCCTCCGGGCGCAGGGTCACACgcagccagcagggggcgacaaACACCACAGCCAAAAAATACCCACTGCGTCAGAGCAGGTCGTCTGGCTCAGACACCGAGGCTAATG CAGACCTGAAGCAGGGAGTGGACCGGGACGAGACCCCTCCTCGCACCCCGACAGGTAACGCACCGTCCTCAGAGTCAGACATCGAGGTTTCCAGCCCCAGCAATGACCACGTGTCCTCTAGCAACGATATCGTAGTTTCGCAAGAGGAGGACGAGAGATTGGCCAAAGAGCTGTCACTCAAAGAGGCCGCCGCCCACGACCTTTCCCACCGGCCCAAACGACGGCGCTTCCACGAGAGCTACAACTTCAACATGAAGTGTCCCACACCTGGGTGCAACTCATTGG gtCATCTAACAGGGAGGCATGAGAGACATTTCTCCATATCGGGATGTCCTCTCTACCACAACCTCTCTGCTGATGAATGCAag GGCAAGGCATCGACACGCGACAAACAGGCTGAGGAAAGGACGCTGTCGCACCGCCAGGATGAGAACAGACACTCCACAAGAAACCAg GCCCCCACAGAGCGTCAGCTGCGCTACAAGGAGAAGGTGACggagctgaggaggaagaggaactCAGGACTCAATAAGGAGCAGAAGGAAAAGTACATG GAGCACCATCAGAGCCACGGAGCGAGCAGGGAGCCGCTGCTGGAGAACATCACCAGCGACTACGACCTCGAGCTGTTCAGGAAAGCGCAG TCAGCAAACCCTCCTCTGCAGCCACAGGAGGAGTCTGAGATATTTTTG GAGAAGCTTCGTCTGGCCGGCCAGGTGTCGGAGGGCAGCAACATGATAAAGACCATTGTGTTTGGTCGCTACGAGCTTGATACCTGGTACCACTCTCCATACCCAGAGGAATACGCCCGCCTGGGGAGGCTCTACATGTGCGAGTTCTGCCTTAAGTATATGAAGAGCCAGACCATTCTGCGCAGGCACATG GCCAAGTGTGTGTGGAAGCACCCTCCAGGTGACGAGATCTACAGGAAGGGGAACATCTCTGTCTTTGAGGTGGACGGAAAGAAGAACAAG ATTTACTGCCAGAACTTGTGTCTGCTGGCGAAACTCTTTCTGGACCACAAGACTCTGTATTACGATGTTGAACCTTTCCTCTTCTATGTCATGACCGAAGCTGACAACACAGGGTGCCATCTAGTCGGATACTTCTCCAAG GAGAAGAACTCTTTCCTGAACTACAACGTGTCCTGCATCCTCACCATGCCGCAGTACATGAGGCAGGGCTACGGCAAGATGCTCATAGACTTCA GTTACCTGTTGTCCAAGGTGGAGGAGAAGGTGGGTTCACCTGAGCGCCCACTGTCTGACTTGGGCCTTATCAGCTACCGGAGTTACTGGAAGGAGGTGTTGCTGCGCTACCTGAACAACTTTCAGGGCAAGGAGATCTCTATCAAAG AGATCAGTCAGGAGACGGCAGTGAACCCAGTGGATATTGTCAGCACACTGCAATCCCTCCAGATGCTCAAATACTGGAAGGGAAAGCACCTGGTTTTAAAGAGACAG GACCTTATCGACGACTGGAAGGCCAAGGAGACCAAACGTGGTAATGGCAAGACCATTGACCCCACAGCCTTAAAATGGACACCGCCTAAAGGGTCGTAG
- the LOC122868395 gene encoding histone acetyltransferase KAT7-like isoform X2: MGSLLNYPLRTAGSSSDGTEDSDFSADLEPTEASESVRRRSSTRLTRASLRLSQSSQDNCSSVRSSSPAAAGPDEGQDSAAESAATAAVAASVFASGRRVTRSQQGATNTTAKKYPLRQSRSSGSDTEANDLKQGVDRDETPPRTPTGNAPSSESDIEVSSPSNDHVSSSNDIVVSQEEDERLAKELSLKEAAAHDLSHRPKRRRFHESYNFNMKCPTPGCNSLGHLTGRHERHFSISGCPLYHNLSADECKGKASTRDKQAEERTLSHRQDENRHSTRNQAPTERQLRYKEKVTELRRKRNSGLNKEQKEKYMEHHQSHGASREPLLENITSDYDLELFRKAQARASDDLSANPPLQPQEESEIFLEKLRLAGQVSEGSNMIKTIVFGRYELDTWYHSPYPEEYARLGRLYMCEFCLKYMKSQTILRRHMAKCVWKHPPGDEIYRKGNISVFEVDGKKNKIYCQNLCLLAKLFLDHKTLYYDVEPFLFYVMTEADNTGCHLVGYFSKEKNSFLNYNVSCILTMPQYMRQGYGKMLIDFSYLLSKVEEKVGSPERPLSDLGLISYRSYWKEVLLRYLNNFQGKEISIKEISQETAVNPVDIVSTLQSLQMLKYWKGKHLVLKRQDLIDDWKAKETKRGNGKTIDPTALKWTPPKGS, translated from the exons ATAACTGCAGCTCAGTACGGAGCAGTTCCCCTGCAGCCGCTGGTCCTGATGAAGGCCAGGATTCAGCAGCAGAGTCGGCAGCAACGGCAGCAGTGGCAGCATCCGTCTTCGCCTCCGGGCGCAGGGTCACACgcagccagcagggggcgacaaACACCACAGCCAAAAAATACCCACTGCGTCAGAGCAGGTCGTCTGGCTCAGACACCGAGGCTAATG ACCTGAAGCAGGGAGTGGACCGGGACGAGACCCCTCCTCGCACCCCGACAGGTAACGCACCGTCCTCAGAGTCAGACATCGAGGTTTCCAGCCCCAGCAATGACCACGTGTCCTCTAGCAACGATATCGTAGTTTCGCAAGAGGAGGACGAGAGATTGGCCAAAGAGCTGTCACTCAAAGAGGCCGCCGCCCACGACCTTTCCCACCGGCCCAAACGACGGCGCTTCCACGAGAGCTACAACTTCAACATGAAGTGTCCCACACCTGGGTGCAACTCATTGG gtCATCTAACAGGGAGGCATGAGAGACATTTCTCCATATCGGGATGTCCTCTCTACCACAACCTCTCTGCTGATGAATGCAag GGCAAGGCATCGACACGCGACAAACAGGCTGAGGAAAGGACGCTGTCGCACCGCCAGGATGAGAACAGACACTCCACAAGAAACCAg GCCCCCACAGAGCGTCAGCTGCGCTACAAGGAGAAGGTGACggagctgaggaggaagaggaactCAGGACTCAATAAGGAGCAGAAGGAAAAGTACATG GAGCACCATCAGAGCCACGGAGCGAGCAGGGAGCCGCTGCTGGAGAACATCACCAGCGACTACGACCTCGAGCTGTTCAGGAAAGCGCAGGCACGTGCCTCGGACGACCTT TCAGCAAACCCTCCTCTGCAGCCACAGGAGGAGTCTGAGATATTTTTG GAGAAGCTTCGTCTGGCCGGCCAGGTGTCGGAGGGCAGCAACATGATAAAGACCATTGTGTTTGGTCGCTACGAGCTTGATACCTGGTACCACTCTCCATACCCAGAGGAATACGCCCGCCTGGGGAGGCTCTACATGTGCGAGTTCTGCCTTAAGTATATGAAGAGCCAGACCATTCTGCGCAGGCACATG GCCAAGTGTGTGTGGAAGCACCCTCCAGGTGACGAGATCTACAGGAAGGGGAACATCTCTGTCTTTGAGGTGGACGGAAAGAAGAACAAG ATTTACTGCCAGAACTTGTGTCTGCTGGCGAAACTCTTTCTGGACCACAAGACTCTGTATTACGATGTTGAACCTTTCCTCTTCTATGTCATGACCGAAGCTGACAACACAGGGTGCCATCTAGTCGGATACTTCTCCAAG GAGAAGAACTCTTTCCTGAACTACAACGTGTCCTGCATCCTCACCATGCCGCAGTACATGAGGCAGGGCTACGGCAAGATGCTCATAGACTTCA GTTACCTGTTGTCCAAGGTGGAGGAGAAGGTGGGTTCACCTGAGCGCCCACTGTCTGACTTGGGCCTTATCAGCTACCGGAGTTACTGGAAGGAGGTGTTGCTGCGCTACCTGAACAACTTTCAGGGCAAGGAGATCTCTATCAAAG AGATCAGTCAGGAGACGGCAGTGAACCCAGTGGATATTGTCAGCACACTGCAATCCCTCCAGATGCTCAAATACTGGAAGGGAAAGCACCTGGTTTTAAAGAGACAG GACCTTATCGACGACTGGAAGGCCAAGGAGACCAAACGTGGTAATGGCAAGACCATTGACCCCACAGCCTTAAAATGGACACCGCCTAAAGGGTCGTAG
- the LOC122868395 gene encoding histone acetyltransferase KAT7-like isoform X7, whose product MGSLLNYPLRTAGSSSDGTEDSDFSADLEPTEASESVRRRSSTRLTRASLRLSQSSQDNCSSVRSSSPAAAGPDEGQDSAAESAATAAVAASVFASGRRVTRSQQGATNTTAKKYPLRQSRSSGSDTEANADLKQGVDRDETPPRTPTGNAPSSESDIEVSSPSNDHVSSSNDIVVSQEEDERLAKELSLKEAAAHDLSHRPKRRRFHESYNFNMKCPTPGCNSLGHLTGRHERHFSISGCPLYHNLSADECKGKASTRDKQAEERTLSHRQDENRHSTRNQAPTERQLRYKEKVTELRRKRNSGLNKEQKEKYMEHHQSHGASREPLLENITSDYDLELFRKAQARASDDLEKLRLAGQVSEGSNMIKTIVFGRYELDTWYHSPYPEEYARLGRLYMCEFCLKYMKSQTILRRHMAKCVWKHPPGDEIYRKGNISVFEVDGKKNKIYCQNLCLLAKLFLDHKTLYYDVEPFLFYVMTEADNTGCHLVGYFSKEKNSFLNYNVSCILTMPQYMRQGYGKMLIDFSYLLSKVEEKVGSPERPLSDLGLISYRSYWKEVLLRYLNNFQGKEISIKEISQETAVNPVDIVSTLQSLQMLKYWKGKHLVLKRQDLIDDWKAKETKRGNGKTIDPTALKWTPPKGS is encoded by the exons ATAACTGCAGCTCAGTACGGAGCAGTTCCCCTGCAGCCGCTGGTCCTGATGAAGGCCAGGATTCAGCAGCAGAGTCGGCAGCAACGGCAGCAGTGGCAGCATCCGTCTTCGCCTCCGGGCGCAGGGTCACACgcagccagcagggggcgacaaACACCACAGCCAAAAAATACCCACTGCGTCAGAGCAGGTCGTCTGGCTCAGACACCGAGGCTAATG CAGACCTGAAGCAGGGAGTGGACCGGGACGAGACCCCTCCTCGCACCCCGACAGGTAACGCACCGTCCTCAGAGTCAGACATCGAGGTTTCCAGCCCCAGCAATGACCACGTGTCCTCTAGCAACGATATCGTAGTTTCGCAAGAGGAGGACGAGAGATTGGCCAAAGAGCTGTCACTCAAAGAGGCCGCCGCCCACGACCTTTCCCACCGGCCCAAACGACGGCGCTTCCACGAGAGCTACAACTTCAACATGAAGTGTCCCACACCTGGGTGCAACTCATTGG gtCATCTAACAGGGAGGCATGAGAGACATTTCTCCATATCGGGATGTCCTCTCTACCACAACCTCTCTGCTGATGAATGCAag GGCAAGGCATCGACACGCGACAAACAGGCTGAGGAAAGGACGCTGTCGCACCGCCAGGATGAGAACAGACACTCCACAAGAAACCAg GCCCCCACAGAGCGTCAGCTGCGCTACAAGGAGAAGGTGACggagctgaggaggaagaggaactCAGGACTCAATAAGGAGCAGAAGGAAAAGTACATG GAGCACCATCAGAGCCACGGAGCGAGCAGGGAGCCGCTGCTGGAGAACATCACCAGCGACTACGACCTCGAGCTGTTCAGGAAAGCGCAGGCACGTGCCTCGGACGACCTT GAGAAGCTTCGTCTGGCCGGCCAGGTGTCGGAGGGCAGCAACATGATAAAGACCATTGTGTTTGGTCGCTACGAGCTTGATACCTGGTACCACTCTCCATACCCAGAGGAATACGCCCGCCTGGGGAGGCTCTACATGTGCGAGTTCTGCCTTAAGTATATGAAGAGCCAGACCATTCTGCGCAGGCACATG GCCAAGTGTGTGTGGAAGCACCCTCCAGGTGACGAGATCTACAGGAAGGGGAACATCTCTGTCTTTGAGGTGGACGGAAAGAAGAACAAG ATTTACTGCCAGAACTTGTGTCTGCTGGCGAAACTCTTTCTGGACCACAAGACTCTGTATTACGATGTTGAACCTTTCCTCTTCTATGTCATGACCGAAGCTGACAACACAGGGTGCCATCTAGTCGGATACTTCTCCAAG GAGAAGAACTCTTTCCTGAACTACAACGTGTCCTGCATCCTCACCATGCCGCAGTACATGAGGCAGGGCTACGGCAAGATGCTCATAGACTTCA GTTACCTGTTGTCCAAGGTGGAGGAGAAGGTGGGTTCACCTGAGCGCCCACTGTCTGACTTGGGCCTTATCAGCTACCGGAGTTACTGGAAGGAGGTGTTGCTGCGCTACCTGAACAACTTTCAGGGCAAGGAGATCTCTATCAAAG AGATCAGTCAGGAGACGGCAGTGAACCCAGTGGATATTGTCAGCACACTGCAATCCCTCCAGATGCTCAAATACTGGAAGGGAAAGCACCTGGTTTTAAAGAGACAG GACCTTATCGACGACTGGAAGGCCAAGGAGACCAAACGTGGTAATGGCAAGACCATTGACCCCACAGCCTTAAAATGGACACCGCCTAAAGGGTCGTAG
- the LOC122868395 gene encoding histone acetyltransferase KAT7-like isoform X1, protein MGSLLNYPLRTAGSSSDGTEDSDFSADLEPTEASESVRRRSSTRLTRASLRLSQSSQDNCSSVRSSSPAAAGPDEGQDSAAESAATAAVAASVFASGRRVTRSQQGATNTTAKKYPLRQSRSSGSDTEANADLKQGVDRDETPPRTPTGNAPSSESDIEVSSPSNDHVSSSNDIVVSQEEDERLAKELSLKEAAAHDLSHRPKRRRFHESYNFNMKCPTPGCNSLGHLTGRHERHFSISGCPLYHNLSADECKGKASTRDKQAEERTLSHRQDENRHSTRNQAPTERQLRYKEKVTELRRKRNSGLNKEQKEKYMEHHQSHGASREPLLENITSDYDLELFRKAQARASDDLSANPPLQPQEESEIFLEKLRLAGQVSEGSNMIKTIVFGRYELDTWYHSPYPEEYARLGRLYMCEFCLKYMKSQTILRRHMAKCVWKHPPGDEIYRKGNISVFEVDGKKNKIYCQNLCLLAKLFLDHKTLYYDVEPFLFYVMTEADNTGCHLVGYFSKEKNSFLNYNVSCILTMPQYMRQGYGKMLIDFSYLLSKVEEKVGSPERPLSDLGLISYRSYWKEVLLRYLNNFQGKEISIKEISQETAVNPVDIVSTLQSLQMLKYWKGKHLVLKRQDLIDDWKAKETKRGNGKTIDPTALKWTPPKGS, encoded by the exons ATAACTGCAGCTCAGTACGGAGCAGTTCCCCTGCAGCCGCTGGTCCTGATGAAGGCCAGGATTCAGCAGCAGAGTCGGCAGCAACGGCAGCAGTGGCAGCATCCGTCTTCGCCTCCGGGCGCAGGGTCACACgcagccagcagggggcgacaaACACCACAGCCAAAAAATACCCACTGCGTCAGAGCAGGTCGTCTGGCTCAGACACCGAGGCTAATG CAGACCTGAAGCAGGGAGTGGACCGGGACGAGACCCCTCCTCGCACCCCGACAGGTAACGCACCGTCCTCAGAGTCAGACATCGAGGTTTCCAGCCCCAGCAATGACCACGTGTCCTCTAGCAACGATATCGTAGTTTCGCAAGAGGAGGACGAGAGATTGGCCAAAGAGCTGTCACTCAAAGAGGCCGCCGCCCACGACCTTTCCCACCGGCCCAAACGACGGCGCTTCCACGAGAGCTACAACTTCAACATGAAGTGTCCCACACCTGGGTGCAACTCATTGG gtCATCTAACAGGGAGGCATGAGAGACATTTCTCCATATCGGGATGTCCTCTCTACCACAACCTCTCTGCTGATGAATGCAag GGCAAGGCATCGACACGCGACAAACAGGCTGAGGAAAGGACGCTGTCGCACCGCCAGGATGAGAACAGACACTCCACAAGAAACCAg GCCCCCACAGAGCGTCAGCTGCGCTACAAGGAGAAGGTGACggagctgaggaggaagaggaactCAGGACTCAATAAGGAGCAGAAGGAAAAGTACATG GAGCACCATCAGAGCCACGGAGCGAGCAGGGAGCCGCTGCTGGAGAACATCACCAGCGACTACGACCTCGAGCTGTTCAGGAAAGCGCAGGCACGTGCCTCGGACGACCTT TCAGCAAACCCTCCTCTGCAGCCACAGGAGGAGTCTGAGATATTTTTG GAGAAGCTTCGTCTGGCCGGCCAGGTGTCGGAGGGCAGCAACATGATAAAGACCATTGTGTTTGGTCGCTACGAGCTTGATACCTGGTACCACTCTCCATACCCAGAGGAATACGCCCGCCTGGGGAGGCTCTACATGTGCGAGTTCTGCCTTAAGTATATGAAGAGCCAGACCATTCTGCGCAGGCACATG GCCAAGTGTGTGTGGAAGCACCCTCCAGGTGACGAGATCTACAGGAAGGGGAACATCTCTGTCTTTGAGGTGGACGGAAAGAAGAACAAG ATTTACTGCCAGAACTTGTGTCTGCTGGCGAAACTCTTTCTGGACCACAAGACTCTGTATTACGATGTTGAACCTTTCCTCTTCTATGTCATGACCGAAGCTGACAACACAGGGTGCCATCTAGTCGGATACTTCTCCAAG GAGAAGAACTCTTTCCTGAACTACAACGTGTCCTGCATCCTCACCATGCCGCAGTACATGAGGCAGGGCTACGGCAAGATGCTCATAGACTTCA GTTACCTGTTGTCCAAGGTGGAGGAGAAGGTGGGTTCACCTGAGCGCCCACTGTCTGACTTGGGCCTTATCAGCTACCGGAGTTACTGGAAGGAGGTGTTGCTGCGCTACCTGAACAACTTTCAGGGCAAGGAGATCTCTATCAAAG AGATCAGTCAGGAGACGGCAGTGAACCCAGTGGATATTGTCAGCACACTGCAATCCCTCCAGATGCTCAAATACTGGAAGGGAAAGCACCTGGTTTTAAAGAGACAG GACCTTATCGACGACTGGAAGGCCAAGGAGACCAAACGTGGTAATGGCAAGACCATTGACCCCACAGCCTTAAAATGGACACCGCCTAAAGGGTCGTAG